From a region of the Daphnia pulicaria isolate SC F1-1A chromosome 1, SC_F0-13Bv2, whole genome shotgun sequence genome:
- the LOC124333641 gene encoding uncharacterized protein LOC124333641 isoform X1, with amino-acid sequence MLQLEYFSLIPINELENADENTWLYVLHIRPQKLVHVPPPINITLPGLNSTINLKDNSQWLDNLSPGDILLQDVLVTETFSENDQTKIIDTRTFTRPRKNRFSPSLLQPISQRDESSQLNNTYKAGDTLNGADVLNATVIIDEPSTKIKLNTTSTVQGELNATFPVELNGPTEEELSPCNNNVYNLNSTFQTQPAASDRSYSVGPAPSKTVLNATYVEDEPVQGPITCLDELDELNEIEDEDRCDFNEDGFRKPLMRGAVPKRPLIRTSTWNYELTASPKKEITPPSSKITPPSSKITPPGANGLKDIEQMAKHQEDILAQTSTPMGQRRFTAFQRSTEVDHNLGSPIISLAEGIVNFGPPIPLRESIVGNANLDSTLDNSNNRTRGIQGHLTFDKSQNSVENQSDSPSSPASSPYSSQSLESETGVPATTQELIRRSMPNLNNQSRMRLPQPSSMAGNLNRQHGSDSGLRPPSMGGAVRPPVHNGSAFGLMRPQFKVPQPPPPVETAMKTTTHGTVTTTEPVRSSQMQLQQPRSSGIAPPVRSSLLPNSTSKLKPLQLVAPRASGAALPVKAVVPAAKASSDELNSTVIMEKPSVVLPPAAPANSGIPRPSSMLSRIPMPRTMKSSIPMPAARPRAPHQ; translated from the exons ATGTTACAATTAGAATATTTCTCGCTTATTCCCATTAATGAATTGGAGAATGCTGACGAGAATACATG GTTGTATGTGTTGCACATCCGTCCTCAGAAATTGGTTCATGTTCCGCCACCAATTAATATCACACTCCCTGGTCTAAATTCAACAATCAACCTGAAGGACAACTCACAATGGCTCGATAATCTAAGTCCAGGAGATATCCTTCTCCAGGATGTATTAGTCACAGAAACATTTTCTGAAA ATGATCAGACAAAAATCATAGATACTCGGACATTTACAAGACCccgaaaaaatcgattttcgCCATCCCTTTTACAGCCAATTTCCCAGCGGGATGAAAGTTCTCAGTTAAACAATACTTATAAGGCGGGAGATACGTTAAACGGGGCCGATGTGCTGAATGCTACGGTCATCATCGACGAACCATCGACGAAAATCAAGTTGAACACTACATCTACAGTGCAAGGAGAATTGAATGCCACTTTCCCGGTGGAGCTGAATGGACCAACGGAAGAGGAGTTGAGTCCATGCAACAACAACGTTTACAACTTGAATAGTACCTTTCAAACGCAGCCAGCAGCTTCCGACCGCAGTTATTCAGTGGGTCCCGCGCCTTCCAAGACGGTTTTGAATGCCACTTACGTGGAAGACGAACCAGTGCAAGGTCCCATAACATGCCTGGACGAGTTGGATGAGCTGAACGAAATAGAAGACGAAGACCGGTGTGATTTCAACGAAGATGGCTTCCGCAAACCTTTGATGCGCGGTGCTGTGCCAAAACGACCGTTGATCCGAACTTCAACGTGGAATTACGAGCTGACCGCTTCgccaaagaaagaaatcacTCCCCCTTCATCTAAGATCACCCCACCTTCTTCCAAAATCACTCCTCCCGGAGCCAACGGACTAAAGGATATCGAACAAATGGCCAAGCATCAAGAAGACA TTTTGGCACAAACCTCGACGCCAATGGGTCAACGCCGTTTTActg CATTTCAGAGATCAACTGAGGTGGATCATAATTTAGGGTCACCCATTATCAGTCTGGCAGAAGGCATTGTCAATTTCGGCCCGCCCATTCCCCTGAGGGAGTCTATAGTCGGGAACGCCAATTTAGACTCGACACTGGACAATTCCAACAATCGTACCCGAG GTATCCAAGGGCATCTCACATTTGATAAATCTCAAAACTCTGTCGAGAACCAATCCGATTCACCCTCCAGTCCAGCCAGCAGTCCGTATAGTTCGCAATCTCTCGAGAGTGAAACGGGCG TCCCCGCAACAACTCAAGAGTTGATCCGGCGGAGCATGCCCAATTTGAACAATCAGTCTCGAATGCGATTGCCGCAACCTTCGTCTATGGCTGGGAATCTGAACCGACAGCACGGAAGTGATTCGGGATTGAGGCCACCTTCTATGGGTGGAGCTGTCCGGCCTCCTGTCCACAATGGCTCTGCTTTTGGATTGATGAGACCGCAGTTTAAAGTGCCCCAACCGCCACCTCCCGTCGAAACGGCCATGAAAACCACCACACACGGGACAGTAACGACGACGGAACCGGTTAGGTCCAGCCAAATG CAGCTGCAGCAGCCAAGATCATCCGGAATTGCCCCTCCGGTGCGGAGCAGTCTCCTTCCCAATTCAACGTCAAAATTGAAACCCCTTCAATTAGTGGCTCCGCGGGCTAGTGGCGCTGCTTTGCCGGTCAAAGCTGTCGTCCCGGCGGCAAAGGCGTCGTCGGATGAACTCAACTCGACGGTCATCATGGAGAAACCATCAGTGGTACTCCCCCCAGCCGCCCCGGCTAATTCTGGCATTCCTCGCCCTTCCTCCATGTTGTCGAGAATTCCTATGCCGAGAACGATGAA GTCTTCCATTCCGATGCCGGCTGCCAGGCCACGTGCGCCACATCAGTGA
- the LOC124333641 gene encoding uncharacterized protein LOC124333641 isoform X2, with translation MLQLEYFSLIPINELENADENTWLYVLHIRPQKLVHVPPPINITLPGLNSTINLKDNSQWLDNLSPGDILLQDVLVTETFSENDQTKIIDTRTFTRPRKNRFSPSLLQPISQRDESSQLNNTYKAGDTLNGADVLNATVIIDEPSTKIKLNTTSTVQGELNATFPVELNGPTEEELSPCNNNVYNLNSTFQTQPAASDRSYSVGPAPSKTVLNATYVEDEPVQGPITCLDELDELNEIEDEDRCDFNEDGFRKPLMRGAVPKRPLIRTSTWNYELTASPKKEITPPSSKITPPSSKITPPGANGLKDIEQMAKHQEDILAQTSTPMGQRRFTAFQRSTEVDHNLGSPIISLAEGIVNFGPPIPLRESIVGNANLDSTLDNSNNRTRGIQGHLTFDKSQNSVENQSDSPSSPASSPYSSQSLESETGVPATTQELIRRSMPNLNNQSRMRLPQPSSMAGNLNRQHGSDSGLRPPSMGGAVRPPVHNGSAFGLMRPQFKVPQPPPPVETAMKTTTHGTVTTTEPVRSSQMLQQPRSSGIAPPVRSSLLPNSTSKLKPLQLVAPRASGAALPVKAVVPAAKASSDELNSTVIMEKPSVVLPPAAPANSGIPRPSSMLSRIPMPRTMKSSIPMPAARPRAPHQ, from the exons ATGTTACAATTAGAATATTTCTCGCTTATTCCCATTAATGAATTGGAGAATGCTGACGAGAATACATG GTTGTATGTGTTGCACATCCGTCCTCAGAAATTGGTTCATGTTCCGCCACCAATTAATATCACACTCCCTGGTCTAAATTCAACAATCAACCTGAAGGACAACTCACAATGGCTCGATAATCTAAGTCCAGGAGATATCCTTCTCCAGGATGTATTAGTCACAGAAACATTTTCTGAAA ATGATCAGACAAAAATCATAGATACTCGGACATTTACAAGACCccgaaaaaatcgattttcgCCATCCCTTTTACAGCCAATTTCCCAGCGGGATGAAAGTTCTCAGTTAAACAATACTTATAAGGCGGGAGATACGTTAAACGGGGCCGATGTGCTGAATGCTACGGTCATCATCGACGAACCATCGACGAAAATCAAGTTGAACACTACATCTACAGTGCAAGGAGAATTGAATGCCACTTTCCCGGTGGAGCTGAATGGACCAACGGAAGAGGAGTTGAGTCCATGCAACAACAACGTTTACAACTTGAATAGTACCTTTCAAACGCAGCCAGCAGCTTCCGACCGCAGTTATTCAGTGGGTCCCGCGCCTTCCAAGACGGTTTTGAATGCCACTTACGTGGAAGACGAACCAGTGCAAGGTCCCATAACATGCCTGGACGAGTTGGATGAGCTGAACGAAATAGAAGACGAAGACCGGTGTGATTTCAACGAAGATGGCTTCCGCAAACCTTTGATGCGCGGTGCTGTGCCAAAACGACCGTTGATCCGAACTTCAACGTGGAATTACGAGCTGACCGCTTCgccaaagaaagaaatcacTCCCCCTTCATCTAAGATCACCCCACCTTCTTCCAAAATCACTCCTCCCGGAGCCAACGGACTAAAGGATATCGAACAAATGGCCAAGCATCAAGAAGACA TTTTGGCACAAACCTCGACGCCAATGGGTCAACGCCGTTTTActg CATTTCAGAGATCAACTGAGGTGGATCATAATTTAGGGTCACCCATTATCAGTCTGGCAGAAGGCATTGTCAATTTCGGCCCGCCCATTCCCCTGAGGGAGTCTATAGTCGGGAACGCCAATTTAGACTCGACACTGGACAATTCCAACAATCGTACCCGAG GTATCCAAGGGCATCTCACATTTGATAAATCTCAAAACTCTGTCGAGAACCAATCCGATTCACCCTCCAGTCCAGCCAGCAGTCCGTATAGTTCGCAATCTCTCGAGAGTGAAACGGGCG TCCCCGCAACAACTCAAGAGTTGATCCGGCGGAGCATGCCCAATTTGAACAATCAGTCTCGAATGCGATTGCCGCAACCTTCGTCTATGGCTGGGAATCTGAACCGACAGCACGGAAGTGATTCGGGATTGAGGCCACCTTCTATGGGTGGAGCTGTCCGGCCTCCTGTCCACAATGGCTCTGCTTTTGGATTGATGAGACCGCAGTTTAAAGTGCCCCAACCGCCACCTCCCGTCGAAACGGCCATGAAAACCACCACACACGGGACAGTAACGACGACGGAACCGGTTAGGTCCAGCCAAATG CTGCAGCAGCCAAGATCATCCGGAATTGCCCCTCCGGTGCGGAGCAGTCTCCTTCCCAATTCAACGTCAAAATTGAAACCCCTTCAATTAGTGGCTCCGCGGGCTAGTGGCGCTGCTTTGCCGGTCAAAGCTGTCGTCCCGGCGGCAAAGGCGTCGTCGGATGAACTCAACTCGACGGTCATCATGGAGAAACCATCAGTGGTACTCCCCCCAGCCGCCCCGGCTAATTCTGGCATTCCTCGCCCTTCCTCCATGTTGTCGAGAATTCCTATGCCGAGAACGATGAA GTCTTCCATTCCGATGCCGGCTGCCAGGCCACGTGCGCCACATCAGTGA
- the LOC124336867 gene encoding deoxycytidylate deaminase-like — protein MSAELSEKVLDDKRSLHESLMELSVVDNGTVGTDSKDSSRTKVRDLEKKRDDYLEWPEYFMAVAFLAAMRSKDPCTQVGACITDSNNRIVGVGYNGMPIGCSDEILPWGKNSSQPLETKYMYVCHAEMNAIMNKNTADLRGCTLYVALFPCNECAKLIIQAGIKQVVYMSDKHKNKPSTEASKMMFSMAGVKCQQFVPKNSKIVIDFEEIDWNISI, from the exons ATGAGTGCCGAATTATCTGAGAAAGTTTTAGATGACAAGAGATCGTTGCACGAATCGTTAATGGAATTGTCCGTCGTCGATAATGGAACCGTTGGAACTGATAGCAAAGATTCGAGTAGGACAAAGGTTAG agatcttgaaaaaaaaagagatgattACTTAGAGTGGCCAGAATACTTCATGGCTGTTGCCTTTCTTGCTGCAATGAGAAGCAAAGATCCATGTACACAAGTTGGAGCGTGCATAACTGACTCAAATAACAGAATTGTAGGTGTTGGTTATAATGGAATGCCTATTGGTTGCAGTGACGAAATTTTGCCTTGGGgaaaaaattcttctcaacCACTTGAAACCAAGTATATGTATG TATGCCATGCTGAAATGAATGCaattatgaataaaaataCTGCAGATTTAAGAGGCTGTACATTGTACGTGGCCCTTTTTCCATGCAATGAGTGTGCCAAATTAATCATCCAG GCTGGAATTAAACAAGTTGTGTACATGTCtgacaaacataaaaacaagcCATCCACTGAAG caTCTAAAATGATGTTCAGTATGGCAGGTGTTAAGTGTCAACAGTTTGTGCCAAAGAATTCTAAAATTGTGATTGATTTTGAAGAAATTGACTGGAACATATCAATTTAA
- the LOC124332684 gene encoding N-alpha-acetyltransferase 15, NatA auxiliary subunit-like — protein sequence MPSSQPLPPKENALFKRILKSYEQKQYKNGLKFAKQILSNPKFAEHGETLSMKGLTLNCMGRKEEAYEHVRRGLRNDLMSHVCWHVYGLLQRSDKKYDEAIKCYRNALKWDKDNVQILRDLSLLQIQMRDLEGYRDTRYSLLRLRPGQRASWIGFAMAYHLLHDYDNALQVLDDFRKTLTKSSYDYEQSELLLYMHQVMFEGGLYQKSLSHLQQFEEQICDKLSLMEARAQLYLKLDRQKDAEEEYRKLLKRNPDNRQYYFGLEEARGLTNEDIKLQMYAELRESYPRAILARRIPLSYASGEKFRSLVDQYLRHALHKGAPPLFVDLRSLYAQPGKAAIIEELLLGYIASLIKCERFDEKDVKDGPAEPASAILWTYYYLAQHYDFHKDSAKALHYINLAIDHTPTLIELYVTKGRLFKHAGNPIEAYRCLDEAQSLDTADRYINSKCAKYMLRANLIQEAEMTCSKFTREGVSAMENLNEMQCMWFQTECAVAYQRMGKWGEALKKCHEVERHFVEIIEDQFDFHTYCMRKMTLRAYVGLLRLEDVLRSHPFYFSAARCAIEVYLHLHDHPLQDEPTKEELQEASLPPLELKKLRAQQRKAAKKAEQEKQEKLLQQQREQREREQREREQRDPHSHHQKRNHNQQDKEADAPPVDDLQPQKLARVEDPLDQAIKFLQPLQEWGSNHIEVHLLAFEVYLRKGKPLLMLQSVKRALKVDPNHPQVHSCLIRLHRFLTKGDLLSENVSHPAVASVLNSETQPLFSNHNDAEQLNKEFLEQNKNSLPHLLQGAKMMCFLNPTREAEAVALVSRFSDAYQGITVQTCSDILKAFQKGEFGEAGRQEIDNFKTLCHQRMPHAVDFFSGQQVTPSANHNHTVEEVLTNHVSNLTVEDGTN from the exons ATGCCTTCCAGTCAGCCTCTACCTCCCAAAGAAAATGCCCTGTTTAAAAGAATTCTG AAAAGTTACGAACAAAAGCAGTATAAAAATGGACTTAAGTTTGCCAAACAGATTCTCAGCAATCCAAAGTTTGCTGAACATGGAG aAACCCTCTCAATGAAAGGTTTGACTCTCAATTGTATGGGAAGAAAGGAAGAGGCTTATGAACATGTTCGTAGAGGTCTTCGTAATGATCTCATGTCTCATGTCTGTTGGCATGTGTATGGGCTATTACAGAGATCAGATAAAAAATACGATGAGGCAATCAAATGCTACAGGAATGCATTGAAATGGGATAAGGATAATGTTCAAATTCTAAGAGACTTGTCACTACTTCAGATCCAGATGCGTGATCTTGAGGGATATAGA gaTACAAGGTATTCTCTCTTGAGGCTACGACCTGGCCAACGAGCTTCTTGGATTGGATTTGCCATGGCTTACCATCTACTTCATGATTATGACAATGCTCTCCAAGTTTTAGACGATTTCAGAAAAACTCTTACC AAATCCAGCTATGACTATGAGCAGAGTGAGCTTTTACTCTACATGCATCAGGTTATGTTTGAAGGTGGTCTTTATCAGAAATCTTTGTCTCACCTTCAACAATTTGAAGAACAAATTTGTGATAAATTGAGTTTAATGGAAGCTCGAG caCAACTCTACCTCAAGCTCGATCGCCAGAAAGATGCCGAAGAAGAATACCGTAAATTGCTAAAACGCAATCCGGATAACCGGCAGTATTACTTTGGATTAGAAGAAGCTCGTGGACTGACCAATGAAGATATAAAGCTGCAAATGTATGCCGAGCTTCGCGAGTCTTATCCACGGGCCATTTTGGCCCGAAGAATACCACTTAGTTATGCCAGTGGAGAAAAGTTTCGTAGTTTGGTAGACCAATATCTACGTCACGCACTGCACAAGGGCGCTCCTCCTCTATTTGTCGATTTACGTTCGCTGTACGCCCAACCAGGAAAAGCAGCCATAATCGAGGAGCTCTTACTCGGTTACATAGCTAGTTTAATTAAATGTGAACGATTTGACGAAAAAG aTGTGAAGGATGGTCCAGCAGAACCGGCTTCAGCCATTTTATGGACTTACTATTATCTAGCCCAGCACTACGATTTTCATAAGGATTCCGCCAAAGCGTTGCATTATATTAATTTGGCCATTGATCACACTCCGACGTTGATCGAGCTCTATGTGACGAAAGGACGACTGTTTAAG CATGCTGGAAACCCTATCGAAGCTTACCGCTGTTTAGATGAAGCCCAGTCTTTAGACACTGCCGATCGGTATATCAATTCAAAGTGCGCAAAATATATGTTGCGGGCAAATCTTATCCAAGAAGCAGAAATGACGTGCTCAAAATTTACGAGG GAAGGGGTGTCGGCCAtggaaaatttgaatgaaatgcAGTGTATGTGGTTCCAAACAGAATGCGCCGTGGCTTATCAACGCATGGGGAAGTGGGGAGAGGCATTGAAAAAGTGCCACGAAGTCGAAAGG CATTTCGTCGAAATCATCGAAGACCAATTCGACTTTCATACGTATTGCATGCGTAAAATGACTTTGCGGGCTTATGTCGGTTTGTTACGACTTGAAGACGTATTGCGCTCACACCCTTTCTACTTTAGCGCTGCACGATGCGCCATCGAAGTTTATTTGCATTTGCACGACCACCCACTTCAAGACGAACCAACGAAGGAGGAGCTTCAAGAAG CTTCTCTACCACCTttggaattgaaaaaattgcgtgCCCAGCAACGCAAGGCTGCCAAAAAGGCAGAGCAAGAAAAACAGGAGAAGCTGCTTCAACAGCAGCGTGAACAACGTGAGCGCGAGCAACGGGAACGGGAACAACGAGATCCGCATAGTCACCACCAGAAACGAAACCATAATCAACAAGATAAGGAAGCCGATGCTCCACCTGTCGACGACTTGCAACCACAGAAATTGGCCAGG GTTGAAGACCCACTCGATCAGGCCATCAAATTCCTGCAGCCATTGCAGGAATGGGGCTCTAATCATATTGAAGTCCATTTATTGGCTTTCGAAGTTTATTTGAGAAAAG GCAAGCCTCTTCTGATGCTTCAATCGGTAAAGCGTGCCTTAAAAGTAGATCCCAACCATCCACAGGTGCACTCGTGTCTCATCCGATTGCATCGTTTCCTCACCAAAGGTGACCTGCTCAGTGAGAATGTTTCCCACCCTGCCGTCGCATCGGTGTTGAATAGTGAAACCCAGCCGTTGTTCTCTAACCACAACGACGCCGAACAGCTCAATAAAGAATTCTTggagcaaaacaaaaactctCTCCCTCATCTACTGCAAG GAGCTAAAATGATGTGCTTTCTCAATCCCACCCGCGAAGCCGAAGCCGTTGCCCTTGTTTCCCGGTTTTCGGACGCCTATCAGGGCATAACGGTTCAG ACTTGCTCGGACATTTTGAAAGCGTTTCAGAAGGGTGAATTTGGAGAGGCAGGTCGTCAAGAAATTGACAATTTCAAAACCCTTTGTCACCAGCGCATGCCCCACGCCGTCGACTTTTTTTCTGGTCAACAAGTTACTCCCTCCGCGAATCACAATCATACGGTGGAGGAAGTATTGACAAATCACGTCTCTAATTTGACAGTTGAAGACGGAACCAATTGA